Genomic segment of Malus domestica chromosome 15, GDT2T_hap1:
gtggtgaAATAGCACTATGGtacctatctacaagaataagagcgaagtacaaaattgcatgaactacatgggtattaagttaatgagtcacaCAATGAAGTTTTGGAAGAAAGTAATTGAGTATAGATTGAGACAAGAGACACGGGTCtcagacaaccaattcgggttcatgccagggtgcTTAACCATGAAGGCAATCTGTCTCTTATGAAGAtaaatggaaagatatagagatatgaAAAATGATTTGCACATGACCTTTATAGATTtagaaaaagcgtatgatagggtcccaagatacattctttaaaggattttagacaagaaagaagtacgagtagcatatatccaagctataaaagaTATGTATGATGAAGTAAGGACTGCTCTAAGAACTCATGAAAAACAAACCGAAAAACTTTCTCATAACTGTAGGGTTATTACATTAAGACTCatctttaagtccttacctttttgcattggtaattgATTAGTTAAtgagacatattcaagatgatatttcttggtgtatgcttttcacagacaatatagtgttgatagatgaaactgaGGAAGGaataaatgcgaagcttaacttttggagagaagtgttagaATCTAAAGGTTTTCGCCTAAGTCAGTCAAAGACAgagtatatggagtgcaagttcagtgcaaatagaGGCACAAATGAGTTAGGAGTGATGATTGGAGATCAagaagtaccaaagagcgatagcgtttgctacctaggatctatcttgtaaAAGAATTAAGAGTtggatggagacctcaaccatagaatacaagttggatggatgaagtggaagagtgtattcgacgtgttgtgtgaccgtcgtatgccaacGAAGCTCaatggaaaattttataggacgttAATAAGGCCATCAATGCTTTATGGCATGAAATGTTGGATGCTGaagtatcaacacgtacacaaaatggatgtagcagagatgagaatgcttcgttggatgtgtgggcatgtgagaaatgataagattaggaatgatgatatccgaggtaaagtatgagtagctgaaattgaaggaaatatgagagaaaatcggttacggtggtttggacatgtgaaacaaAGGCCTACTaatgctccggttagaagatttGATTACATGATAGAGGTTCAAGGTCGAAGAGGTAGATGAAGACCTAGAAAGACTTTGGaaaagactctaagaaaagatttAGAATACTTGAATCTAACGAAAGAcgtgacacagaaccgagcgtaatgacgttttaggattcatatagccgatcccacttaaTAGGAAAAaacattgttgttgttgtttggttCAGTATTTTTGCAGTTGGATTTCTGTATAGTTTTGGTCTTTGATTTTTAAGATATTTTATTCCATCCGTACACGTACAAGTAAAAGTAATAAGCCGAAAGACACAAAGTAAAGCGAGTCACGAAAGTGGCATTTATGTAAATGAACAGCAAGAAGAGGACTATTACCGTAAATGCAatcttatatatatttgtgtgccGTGCTATGTTGGGACCGTCTGCTCTCCTCTGCTTTTCCTCCCACCAAAGCCCTCaacttttctgggttttttaatttttacttttaactATTTTCGTTGAATTTGATTTATCTTGACAATTATAAAGGTGGAGGATCTGGGACGAGTCTTTATCTCATGGAGGATCGAAAGGAGGtgattctctttttcttctctctccttttaGTTGTTtggtttctcaaaaaaaaaaaaaaaaacagtgggAGAAGTATAGGAAAATATGGGAGTGTGTTTATGAGTGCATGTTTGAGTTCGTTTTTCTTGCAGacggagaaagaaagaaaaacacaatTAGCTAATTTTCTTTACGTATGCAAATAGCTCTATTCTGGATTCAGAAACATAgtgtgttttattttcttcctgCGTTTTCTGGGTAACCAAACAGAGCATAAACattttttgggcttttatttgttGCTGCCAGGGGAGCGGGGTTGGTTGTGAAAtctgttttatttctttattcgCTTGAAATTGGAGAGAAAATTAATTAGATCCATGAATATGGTTTGAATTAATTGTTGGTCCATTTTCCTTGTCCTTGTTTGTCTTAATTCTGATCAGAAAAACTTGGGTGTTGAATTGGTTTTGATGTATCAAGCTTAAGAAAGAAACAGTCAAAGTTATTACCTGTTTtatataattttggttttttttttttttaatttcaatgcTTGTCACAATCAGCTTTAGAGCCCTCCTGCTGTATACAATTTGACAATTTTGGGGATGAATGAATTTTGGAATCGCAAGTGGAAATTCAGgaatttgttttcaaagtttgaatctttacccaagttattttttttagttgtcaTATCAATCGCGCATAGTATCCTACTTTTTAGAGATTTTTCGTATCGTCATCCATAGACCACATCCTATTAACCAAAATCTTATAAAGTCCGCCGTCCGTTGGCTTGGTCTTACCCAAACTCTTTCTTACAATTCACTTCAATAAATCCATTGGAGTGATTGCATGAGATTAAAATGGCTAATTTTTAATGTGTATTTATTTCATAAATCATGTCTCTTCATTATATCACCTGGGTGTGATTGAATTTTTTGTATCATGTTTCCTTCCACCAACAGAGACTTTAATTGTGGCTTTGGAAGTCACTTTTAATCTTACCTATGAGTGGATGGTGAGCAGTGCCGCCAAGTTAATTATCGTTGTTGGATGAGTTTGAACTAATCTATCTGctacacaaatctcaaaatttgaaCTCGTCCAATGTCAGTCAATTAACTAGTTTGTTTGTTGAATGCAGAAAAATGCGCCATGGTTGTCAGTGCCGCAATTCGGGGACTGGGATCAGAAGGGGCAAGTGCCAGACTATTCTCttgatttctcaaaaataagGGAAATGAGGAAGCAAAACAAGAGGGATGTTTCCAGAGCCAGTCTTGGAaatgaagaagaactcgttgcCTCAAACACTGCTAATGCGGGTGCTGTTCACAATGAACCCCATTACCATCAGACCTCCCACTCTCCAACTGTATGActcctttcccttttctttcaatttttttttattttttatttttgcttggTATTAAACATGCAATTATTGAATATACAACTACATATACAAGTAGTAGCAGGAGTAGTTGGTGtacttataaatgaagctttatGAATTATGAGCATGTGGTAGCACTGGCACTTGAAGGATGGGTGGGGATTGGGGAATGGACTACCCTTTTATAGGTGCTATCTAATATGGTATTGACATGTAATTTACAATTTTTCTTCAAGAGTACGTCGCAATGAGTGGTTCGGGAAATGAATGActgagattgaaaataaaagatgtAAACAGTTGCAAAATCAAATCTAATGAATGAGTGCTACGTAGCAATGAATCCACACCCTTAAGGGACTTTTGATGCACTTATTTTAACATAATTCAATAGGCCTAATTCTAATTGCGACTTTAGTTAGGTTGAACAATGACCATTGAATTGATGCATCTGTTTTCATGAAGATTTTTTGGCTTTGTGGTTAttatatttaaagaaaaaaaaatcacctgaTTTGGTCAAGGAGGTTCATTCTGGTCGTAGTTGATGATTCATGATCactttcaaaattaattttcaagCTTCATCCAAATTTGGAAGACGTGGCaccaaaaccgagcgcaatgatgttttaagattcatatagccgaccccatttagtgggataaagatttgttgttgttgtaagcgTCATCCCAATTTCGTACCTTTAAAAGATTCTTTGCCCCCTAAGGAGTACATAGGATGGATTAAAATTCTTTTATTCCTGGGAGTTTAATACAGGGTAGGAGTCATCTAAGATATAATAAAAACGCAAAATTCGTTGTGTTTTGTGTGTGAGGGTCGCACGGTCACATGGTCTGAGACAGTTGCAGAAGAAAGCTTTTTTGTTTAATATACAGAAAATTCCTGGGAAAATCCCATGAAATGGAGATTGTGCCAACTTTACTGTTAAATGGCAGAAGGAACTCAGATGGTTGCACTTAGAGAAATAATATAGAATGTTCTTAGTAAAtgtattaaggatgcatacatTCCATCCTAAAAGACGAGTGGTTGGCACATGCATGAGATGAGGTGCGCTAATGCTCTAGGTCTGGGCCATTAAAATAATATatcttcttttttattaaaaagaagGAAGATATTCTGACTTGTGTGTGTTAGAAAAACAATTGAATGAGTGATCCTAGATACTTACACGCAAGTCCACGTGGTGCACGTGCACCGGccattttagattttaattttgttggtgTGTGTTTGGACTTTGGAGGGGAGAACACAAGATTATATGCATCATCTGATCCATTGGATCATTATCCCAATGGTGTTGTTTGCGATGGTATTCATGTCGTTTTCGatcgtttttctttttcatacaGAGATATATTCGaacttaagatctctcacttacaagtgaaagaaaaatactacttgaacgtagtactaagtggccgATCGTTTatataaacaaagaaaactGATAAAGTAATTAGTATGGATCCAACTTTTATAAGCCTGGCCCTAGTGAGTAGTGATGGTGAAAGGAAAGGATTTGACTCAGCTACTTGGTAATCAAGTGTCCTTTTCActtattttgaatttgaaactTTCTTTTTAGAGGGATATATATCTTTACACGGGAAAggattataaaattataaattgtgCTGCTGCTTATTGTTGACAACTTCaatctttaatttgttttttattaacgTAATTGTGTTTTTATATTTGTATTTTGCCAACAGACTCGACGGAGCATTTTCAGCTACTTCAACTGTTGTGTGAAGGGCTGATGATGTATGTGCTCGAAGATTACCTCTACTGCTCCTTACCCTTGTTATGTCTTTCATTGGTTTGTACTTGATAAAACTAGTATTGGCTTCTTTTTCTTAGCACGATAACGATGTGCTTGTGATGTATTTATCGGATTCGGTGATTAGTGGTTTTTATCTGATTTTGCTTTCCTCTAGTTGTTGCTCTCTGCGTGTATAATGCTGCCTTGGCCTCTAAATGCAAGATTTCTTCCTTTGGTGCTTTTACTGCTCTAGTAATCTTATATGAATTGTACAAAATTACTATATATAAAGGGcaccacatttttttacacaatttttgaCACAAGTCTTTAGCCATTCGATGCGAAGACTCTCAACGGGTTAGATGATAGCTGACATggatttttaattttggaattaaaataaatcaaatgcTTGCTCCTCAATGCAAAGACTCTCAATTGCTTGCTCCTTAGGCAAGTTGAGTGAAACTATATTTAACATGAGGCTAACTTTGTTGTGGATGCCTTGGCCCACATTGGTCTTTCCTTGGAATCGTCACATGTTTGGGATTACTGCTTACCTACTAGTGCCCTTCTTGCTTTTAACTTTTATTGTACTGGAAAAGGTTGTACTTGTAATTTTCGCTTTAATGCCAAatcttttttaaataaaaaaagtatttcaatcaaatctctctctcatttatGTCTAATAATAGGTGAATAATGAGAACAATTATTAGATTTTTCAtcaaatcaatcaatcaatcaatctctctctctctctctctctctctctctctctctctctctctctctctctctctctctctctctctctctctctctctctctctctctctctctctctctctctctctctctctctctctctctctctctctctctctctctctctctctctctctctctctctctctctctctctctgattacACAAAAGAACCGAAGAAGAGCAAGTGATTTTTACACATAATGAACTTTTTAAGGTTTTGAGATTTTAGTATAAACAACAATAGCCTCTTGTGAAGTCTAGAATTATTGTTTGGCTTCCTTTGTCAAATGCTATAATTGTACCACCATGCTCTAGTTAGATTTAGGGTTAAAATGTTACTTTGAGATGTTGCTGCTGGAAATATCATTTCAAGAGCTTAACTTCTCACATCAAGGTTTGTTCATTCATATGAATTTCACGCTAttattttcaattcattctgTCTAGTGGTTTTGTCTCATCAAAACTTCTTGCTGCTTTCACGTAAGCTGGGCACACACACACTTTAAGACAACCCACATGAGACATCTAACAGCTTTTTCCCGAAAATGGTTTTTCTACCCTAGATCTTTCTATATTGATTTTGCACATGACGTGTGGCTTTTCTGGTCCTTTTCTTGTTTGAACATCAATCCCTCTTTAACTCAATCTAGGGTTTCAATTCAACTTGCTAGGAGATTTACATTTTCGGAAAAGAGTTGTTTTAGTTTTGAGTTGCCTCCTTGTGTTCCTTATCAGAAATCCTAGCCACAAAATCACACTTATGCACTAAACACCCAAATCCTTGCATATTAGGGTAGtattgtttttgtgattttgatttATGGTTTTGGTCAAGTTTTTCTAGTTTCAAATCTTTGAACTGGCCCATTTTCAGATTCTTTTTAGTTTCTTCCTTCTATTGTTTAAATGGAGAAACTGATTGGACATTTGAATCAAGATCTGCAAATCATCATCATATGCATAGTTTGTGTGTTGGTCTTGATGCCACAAGGTTAAGAGTTCAAGAAGAGCTGCCATCTTATGAAGACTGGAGACAACACCATTtcggtgccacaaggtgaagagcTCAGGAGGAGCTGCCACTTCGTGAAGACCAAAGGAATCCTTCTCGTGTAAGGCAAGTTTGCACAAAGGTAAAGTTGTTCCGTGGACTAGGTCTAGAATTGAACTTGGCGTGGTATTTTGTAAGAATcttgtttacactagtggattggactcagtggaGAGTCCTTTATTTTTTAACCCAGAGGTGGGttttttcaaccaaaaactcCCTGTGCAGTTTATTGCTCGAGTTTACTTGTCTTACTTTTAGCTTGTGATATATGTTCGTCATTATTTGCAAAAAGTAAGTCAATGCAACTAAGCTTGTCAGAGTTAAAATGTGCACTGAACTGGCCTTAGTTAACTAGGAACACTTCAATAAATTGAACTTTAAATTAACTACTTCTGTTGTTAACAAACTAACATATTTGATCTTAGTTGTTTGGTGCTTTGACTAGTCAGATAAGCACATATATGGATTTTTAATTTCAGGATATTCCGCCTCGTACCAATTTCACCCCCAACAACTATCATGGATTTTTGCTTTCTAtacaaattataaattaaaataagtttTGTGATTTTATTATAAATTTCCAATATTTCCAATGTTCTTTTTTATAGTGGATTATAGAAGTATGGTAAAATTctttgtttgtatcatacttgactaatcccgaaactacctaGCACCGGTTAATGTCATACCTTCAAGGACCCATTAAGGGGTTCATGCTAAGGTACCCTTGCCGAAGcacaagagtttcccttcaaccaggaggccaatcacagcgcgacacatgtcaacgtcAGAATAAAACTCATagagtcccacatcgaccaacaacAAAAGCTAAAgactctcctcaactataaaaggaGACCATTCTCCTACACttaatccctaatgtcattattgtacttaaactagtcattataactcactaatgatgattatgcttgaacctatgtatttgtgtaaatcTTTCActattaataagaactcctctactccatggatgTAGCCAAGCTTaggatgaaccacgtacatcttgtgtttgcttctccatCTCTATCTCTTTACAGATCATCATCACTAGGTGACCGGAGCAACCGAGCGAAGGTCAaaaacttgacactttacgttgttctaaagtctcactgattttgtgcatcaacattctTATTTCGCAttttggttataaaaaaaaaaatcaaatctctctctctttctcataaGGCTTCACGGAAATTGACTTTTTCAGGTCTCAATAATGTTAATAAAACATAACCAATTCCAAGACACTGTTAGCATaaactttaacaaaataaaaccaattttAGAAACTATGAAAAGTGAAAGCTGCAACAAAATAGCACAACTCAGTGACATTCTATCCTACAAAACTTAAACATCATCACTCTCCACATATTCGCCCAAGTCTTcttgttcctcattccttgatAGATtgcaaataacaaaaaaaaaaaatattatacacAAATAGGTAACCTGACATTGGAaaatatcaataaaaaaaagttaatttgaCATACATTCTTTAGTTGATtcgatctttcttcttttcagatTCGATGCGCAAGTTCTTGTATCATGTCGTACTAACTTATTGCATGAACTACAtttacttttcttcttttgttgagCCCATTCAATACCACTTTTCATCATTTTCGAAGTGCTAACATTGTCCTTTTTATCCATTTGTGAGATATTTGGGTCCAAAAGTAGCAATAGAGAGTCACTTTTTGTTGAGGAATCAAAATTTTGGTTCGATTtcgattttggcaaaaaaccgaagcaaatgaaaccgaacccacccTTACTTTTGGCCACTTGATTCTTTTAATGAAATGTTAGTGTTTTTACACTATATTAGTCAACTTGTTTTACCACAATTAGGTGTCTCAATCATTTACGAATTGGCTaacaattttaaatgatttatgaactaaaacttgaaaaatagacagttTGGTTATTATATAGGTGTGTAATATCCACATACCAccttttacttcttacacatccTTCTAATTTTCAACCAttagatcagatgaattgaaaaagatcaaaaaatttaaaaagaacgTATGAGAAGTACAATAAAGTATGTGCATAGCACACCCCAttatatattatgtatttttttttcacttcctTGCATTCGTCTTGTGACTTCTGTCTGCTCATCAACTTTCACCCCCTTCCCCttcatttcttaaactgaactaATCCATCATTATCTACCCCAACCAAATGTAGCGCACATTGTGATCGCAGTAAACCAAGAACACAAAACTTGACCATAAAATAAGAGCTTCCTTATCCCATTTCTTGAGCTCTTTGGACTTGCAAAAATTAGACAACTTATCTAAATAGCTAAAGCAAGGGAAATAAACCGAGCCCAAAATAGAAGCGATCCTCCCAGGCGTTAGGCTCTACTACTATTTACGGCATTACGCTCATGCAGTAATCCACAATTCGATGTAACCTCACGCCTGGAGCATCTCACTTCCgttactttcttaaaaaaacAACTTTCTTTGTGATGGATGATACTTTTTATACTACAAACTAAATAAATTTTATGACGACGTGCAGTATGATATTAAATATCAAACTGCCTCAAGTTCTGCCTACCCCCAATAAGCAGACACCGGAGGAGGTGCTGTATGGTCTACAAAATACAAACAATCCAGTCGGGAGAAAAGAAAAGCTTCATCTCAAAATGCTTTACCTCTCGTACATGACATCCTGATATTCACCAAATCACACCTTTTTGATAATCTGAACAACATCTTCGTCTTCAAGCAGATGTTCCTGTTGTGTCAAAGCAGCAAATATGCATCTTAATTAACACAGTCAACGTCCATTAATAGAAATAAATCAAGTAGTCGCACGTGGAAGAGATGACCATGGTGTAGCATATATTtaatattcaaaaataaataaataaaactaaccAACCTTGCCAACTCTTTGGGGCTTGTGCTTCGCGCTTGACCCCCAAACAAGAGCactgcaaaaaaataaaaaaaacaccaaagtTAACTTTAAATGAAACAATGAGCCATATAAAAGTGTCCGTGGGACACGTCCCAAGTATAGCAACCAGATTTACATGGGAATAAACAAATGCCATATTTTGAACcactaaagaaagaaaggaaagaaacaGATTCTGAACTGCTATATATTTGAAGATGGATGAAAAATACTTCAATGTCCAAAAAGTAACATACCGCCACCCAATTAAAACTACGATGCAAACATAAAATCTGTGTCCACCTTAAAGCTTTAACTTAGCACGGAAGTTGACACAAGCACCTTTTTCCTTTCCCCAGAAGTTGGTGTTATCATTTTCAAATCAGAAAAAGATGAAGAGTCTTTTAATGTCCAGAAGTACCATTGAGTTGAAACTTCCAAAGAACGTGGAAGCTTATATTACTTAAAGCTCTAATTTTGCACAGCTGTTGAGACAAGTGCCTAGAGTACCTTTCTCAGTTTTCAGAGTGCTTGAtatcatttaaaaaaacaattaaatattaaatggTTCAACATTAAGAAAATTTAAGAGAGGTACTTGCTACTTAAATTGTTTGATAAAATCTTTATGAATCCGTTCGCAGAAATCCTCAACGGTCCTTGTCTTAGATGATAGGATCACAGGGTCTTCATAGTCTGGATTCATCCCCTTAGGTTTTGTATATATGCGAGTTAAATTAAGATACTCCCATATTTTCTCCAGCAAACCATCAAGGTTCCACTCCAGGTGAGCACTGCAGATCAGCCATGGAAAATTGCACAAGTTAACAAAACTACTAAACAATAATTTCAGAAATTATATGCCAGCCAAACTATAcctgaaaatgaagaaaagttaaaaagaaatagaagcattaatataataacaaatatttccaaggaaaaacaaatctAAACAATGATTCGTGGGCGCTACACAATCCAACTCCAACTGGATCAATGACTAGAAGCTGTGCACTATTATTGAAATTTATTCATTTTGCCATGCTTTGTGTAACTGCAAACTGTTTTAACACCGAGTCTGGTGTTTAATTAAGCACTATTAAGAATTACAATGTTTTTCATGTGCTTCAATTACAATGGTTTATATATGCTTCAATTACAATGTTTTCTATAGAAACTCCTGATAACTAATGCATTGTAGAGCTGTCAAACACTGAAGTTCAAGTTCTCTAAAGAGAGGTAGATGGAACatccaaaaatttcaaataaccaAGATTTTGCAACAATAATCCAGCATGAAACTATAAACTATGGTATTAAATAAAAGATTACCTGACAGGACAGTAGTGAGGAAGTTTATCCAAAATCTCAAGCTCTTCAAGTGTAATCTGATCAATCTTGTTCACAACATAGATGCAAGGCATATATATCCTACTGCCTTCAATAACATCAATGAGATCATCGGCAGTTGCATCAAACCTAAGAGTGATATCAGCATTGTGAATTCTGTATTCACTGCATATTGCCTTCACAGTTTCAAGATCCAGATGTgtgtttgtaaccgttgaagTGAAATTGATACCACCTTTATCTTTCTTCCGGAATGTAAGGTTAGGTGGTTCCTTGTTTAACCTGCTCACAATAAGCATTTAGCTAATTATAAGTATAAACTATTTAGGAAGAGAATGTACGAGCAAAGAGTCTAGACAATGTGAGAAAGATTACATACACATACATCTAGATATACTCATatacacataaaaaaaatattataagcaTTACCTGTGTACGTACGTGGACACTTGAATAAATTGTCACAAGCATGTAACTTATAGGTTTTGTCAACTAACTCACTAGGCATGGTGTTTGCAGTAAAACAATCCATATTTGATAAAAGGAAGGATTAATAGCCGCTGACGTGTACCAAAGGGGAAAAAAGCTTTGAAGAAGCATTAGAAAAAGGTTTCAAATCCAGACAAGCCTTTACCAGCTAAATTCAACAACACATCATCCACAGAAATGTAGATCCTAGGAATATTtcaatcaaatttttatttttatattaaaaaaatgttgaatcAGTATCATGTAAAGGCTTTCGAAAAGAGTTTATATGATGTAATCAAAACGTAGAGCAAagatacaaccaaattttgAAAATCCAGCAGATTCAAATTATCTAAACGAAAAGGAGAACTTCTGAAAGTCATGGATACTGACCAATGCATAAATGGCCTTAAGATCTGCTAAACTGAAGTAACTAAATAACAAAGCTATAGCGATCAGAAACAAAGCTATAGCTGACCTTATGCCAAATCCCTCGAGCTCTTTTTCAATTAGACGCTTGTGAGTTATTGGCTTTATTGCATCAAGAACAATTAAAATGCAATTGCACGTCCTAGCAGTGCTGATAACCTGGATGCCATGAAAGTTCAATAAGTGAATCTAAAAGCATATAACGAACACCCATGCACAGAGAAAAAGGGGAAGAAGAACAACTCATTTTCTGTATTCCAACAATCTCTGACATATCTCAAGCCTTCATTAGTGCGACATATCAAACAAATTATAACAACATTAATCACAGCCAAAAGGAAAATATACCTCAAGCATGTTTCACTACTAGAAAAGGTTCATAACATATAAGGAAAGTCCTTTTGCAAAAGTATGTAGTCCAGATCTTTATAAACTACCCAAGATCATTTTTATGCAAACCTATCTTTCTGGAAGCCATTCAATACACTTGCATGATCAAAAACCATCAGAACACTTGTAAATCCACGCAAGGGTGCAATATTGGTCATCTAATTATTTGAAAGTTGTTTAGTCTATCTAACAACATA
This window contains:
- the LOC103405610 gene encoding uncharacterized protein; this encodes MEDRKEKNAPWLSVPQFGDWDQKGQVPDYSLDFSKIREMRKQNKRDVSRASLGNEEELVASNTANAGAVHNEPHYHQTSHSPTTRRSIFSYFNCCVKG
- the LOC103405611 gene encoding developmentally-regulated G-protein 3 → MATLMQKIKDIEDEMARTQKNKATAHHLGLLKAKLAKLRRDLLEPPSKGGGGAGEGFDVTKSGDARVGLVGFPSVGKSTLLNKLTGTFSEVASYEFTTLTCIPGVIVYRGAKIQLLDLPGIIEGAKDGKGRGRQVISTARTCNCILIVLDAIKPITHKRLIEKELEGFGIRLNKEPPNLTFRKKDKGGINFTSTVTNTHLDLETVKAICSEYRIHNADITLRFDATADDLIDVIEGSRIYMPCIYVVNKIDQITLEELEILDKLPHYCPVSAHLEWNLDGLLEKIWEYLNLTRIYTKPKGMNPDYEDPVILSSKTRTVEDFCERIHKDFIKQFKYALVWGSSAKHKPQRVGKEHLLEDEDVVQIIKKV